A stretch of DNA from Desulfurispora thermophila DSM 16022:
CACACAAAACCGGAAAGAACATACAAACCGAGAAAAAAAACAATAATTCCCGTCAGGAACGCTTTACGACGTCGCATCTTACTCCAAATAAATGGCCAACCACCCCGTTGACCAAACTTCAGCCGGCATCCGTGCTGTCTGGCTAAATGCCGCAAAGGATGAACAGCACTAAGACGCGCCTGAAAACGCAGCTTATTCTCATCAAGACGGCGGATGTTCCAGAGTAAAATGCCTCTACTGGCCGCTTTGTTAATGAATTTCTCTATATTGTAGCCAATAACTTCGATAGTGACAAAGCCCGTAAGAAAAGACAACAATCTGAATAAAAACACACCCTCACCCCCTATACCTGGTACTCAATGCTTTTAATGCTTCCCTCTACACAAATTTCATCCGGCAAGATATTGCGCAAACACAGCTCGTTGCCCGTGATGACCACCTGACAGGCACCGGTACTGATGCGCACTTTTTCCTGTGTATATTCAACAATACCCCGGTGGTTTTCCACGCTGACCTGCATATTGCCCACAACTACTACCCGGGGCAAATCCATTAAAACATCACCGGGCAACTCCATCCATTCCGCCATTTGCTTTTTTACCTTTTGCCACCTGTCCCAGGCCATAAAATAACCCCTCCCGTTTCATGTATATGAAACAAAAGGGGACAAGATTACATCATTCCGTTTTAAGCAACATTACAGGAATTATTTATAATTTTATAATTATGCATTCATTTAAAAAACATATTTATCAATCGTATTATAGTGATAAATATTTTATATTGATATTATTAATATTTTTATTAATTAAAAATAATTGCAGTGTTATTATATACCATGAAAAGTTATGTGTTTGAGGAGATACGATCATGTCGGAGATAAAACTGACCAGTTTGACCAGCGCTGCCGGCTGAGCAGCCAAAGTGGGACCGGCCACACTGGCGCAGGTGCTGCGCCATTTACCTGCCACCCGGGCTCCCCAATTGCTGGTGGGCCCGGAAACAAGCGACGACGCAGCTGTATATAAGCTCAGTGATGAACTGGCAATTATTAACACTGTCGACTTTTTCACCCCGGTTGTAGACGACCCATACCTTTTCGGCCAAATAGCGGCAGCAAATGCTTTAAGCGACATCTACGCCATGGGGGGCAAACCGCTTCTGGCGTTGAACATAGTCAGTTTTCCCAGCTGCCTGCCTGTAGACATCATGGCGGAAATCCTGCGGGGCGGGGCGGAAAAAGTGCAAGAGGCGGGGGCCATCGTTGCCGGCGGCCATACTGTTCAAGACAACGAGCCCAAATACGGCCTGGCGGTAACCGGAATTGTGCACCCGGACCACGTTCTCAGCAACGCTACTGCCAAACCGGGAGATATACTGGTGCTGACCAAGCCAATCGGGAGCGGGATCATAAACACTGCCGCCCGGGGCGAGCTTGTCCGGCAGGAAAACCTTCGCCAAGCCTGGTACTGGATGAGTCGCTTAAACAATCATTCTGGCGCGGCCTGCCGGGAAACAGCCTCCGCCCTTACTGACATTACGGGTTTTGGACTGCTGGGTCATGCGGCGGAAATGGCCCGGGCCAGCCAGGTGTCAATTTCTCTGGAATACAGTGCTATTCCCTTGCTACCACAGGCCCTGGAAATGGCCCGTATGGGGTTAATTCCGGCCGGAGCCTATGCCAACCGGGATTTTTTACAAAATGATGTAAACTTTCCTGCCCATATCAGTCCAGCTCAACAAGCACTACTATACGACCCGCAAACATCGGGAGGTTTACTGATTGCGGTACCCCCCGAAAATCTCTCCCGCCTGCAACAAAACTTGCTGGACAAGGGAGATCTGGCGGCCATTATTGGCGAGGTTACTCCCAGAAAGAGTAAATTAATTTACGTAACATAGGAGGCTTAGAAATGTCCAAGTTTATTGTTGACTGCCGCGGCCTGGCCTGCCCCCAACCGGTATTAAAAACGCAAAATGCCCTCCGTACAGCGGAACAAAGCATAATAGAAATAATTGTTGACAATGCGGTGGCTAAGGAAAATGTTTCCATATTCCTCGCCAATGCGGGAGAAAATTTTTCCTGGCAGGAGAAAGACGGGCTATATCATTTTACCGTTATCCGGGACAAGGACAGTGCCTCCATCCCGAAACCGGAGGAAAAGCCAACCGCAACAATAAATGAAGCACCGGTTTATTTGGTTACCACCAATGTTTTTGGCCAAGGCGCACCAGATTTGGGCCAAACGCTAATGAAGAGTCTTATGGTAACCCTGGTGGAAAGCGATCCGGTTCCCAAAGCATTGCTTTTTTTGAACAGCGGCGTCTTTCTCACCTGTCAGGGTTCTCCCGTGCTGGAACAACTGAAAAAATTGCTGCAAAAAGGTACCACCATCATCTCCTGTGGTACTTGTCTGGATTATTACAAGCTCAAGGAAAAGCTGGCAGTTGGGCGGATTGGCAACATGCTGGAGATCAACCAGTTTCTAACTTCTCCCGGGCAAACCATTACCATTGCTTAAAGACTATATTTACCCCACCCGCATCCTTCCGGGGTGCTCCGGGATTTGTTTTCCTGCGTGACATGAAATAATACACCGGAATACCCAGCATAGTTACGGCAATTCCATAACTGTTATAAAGAGTAGCCAGGGTAGTCTGTAAAACAAAACCATTGGTGGATGTTTTGTAGGGACTTAACCTGGTCAGAGTAGGCGGGAAGTCACCTTCCAGAGCCATGGCATAAGGAATACGCGGGTCGGCGGCAAGCACATGCCCGTTCAAACAGCCAAAAATCGAGACCATTATGCCTATTGTCAGCAGTGTGACCCCAAAAAATGTACCAAACAACTTTGTACTGACAATGTTAATGGCCTTTGTACCCGCAGTGGCTACTTGTTCCAAAGGCAGGGTGTGCACAATGGCCAAATTTACAGTTATGTACACCGCTGCCACAATCAAAATACCACCAATAACTGCCAGGGGGAGATCGCGGCGAGGTTTTTTCAATTCTCCTCTTTCCCCATAATTACTTCCAATTCACCCCTTTTTTACTTATTTTCCCCCATACAGGCACGCAAATGTAAAAAGGCTGTTGACATAACCTGCCAACAGCCCAAAACCTGCCTGCATTATCTAACTTCCACGACCTCTTTCACTTCCGGAACTTCCTGCTTGAGCACCCGCTCAATCCCCATTTTCAGGGTATATGTCGCGCCGGGTCACCCACCGCAGGCGCCTTTCAGCTTGACTTGAACCACTCCGTCACTAGTAACGTTTACCAGTTCAACGTCGCCACCATCGCGTTGCAAAAAGGGACGCACTTTGGCCAAAGCC
This window harbors:
- a CDS encoding APC family permease, which gives rise to MKKPRRDLPLAVIGGILIVAAVYITVNLAIVHTLPLEQVATAGTKAINIVSTKLFGTFFGVTLLTIGIMVSIFGCLNGHVLAADPRIPYAMALEGDFPPTLTRLSPYKTSTNGFVLQTTLATLYNSYGIAVTMLGIPVYYFMSRRKTNPGAPRKDAGGVNIVFKQW
- the yqfC gene encoding sporulation protein YqfC is translated as MAWDRWQKVKKQMAEWMELPGDVLMDLPRVVVVGNMQVSVENHRGIVEYTQEKVRISTGACQVVITGNELCLRNILPDEICVEGSIKSIEYQV
- the yedF gene encoding sulfurtransferase-like selenium metabolism protein YedF, which codes for MSKFIVDCRGLACPQPVLKTQNALRTAEQSIIEIIVDNAVAKENVSIFLANAGENFSWQEKDGLYHFTVIRDKDSASIPKPEEKPTATINEAPVYLVTTNVFGQGAPDLGQTLMKSLMVTLVESDPVPKALLFLNSGVFLTCQGSPVLEQLKKLLQKGTTIISCGTCLDYYKLKEKLAVGRIGNMLEINQFLTSPGQTITIA
- a CDS encoding NifU family protein codes for the protein MREKVEAALAKVRPFLQRDGGDVELVNVTSDGVVQVKLKGACGGUPGATYTLKMGIERVLKQEVPEVKEVVEVR
- the selD gene encoding selenide, water dikinase SelD, with the protein product MSEIKLTSLTSAAGUAAKVGPATLAQVLRHLPATRAPQLLVGPETSDDAAVYKLSDELAIINTVDFFTPVVDDPYLFGQIAAANALSDIYAMGGKPLLALNIVSFPSCLPVDIMAEILRGGAEKVQEAGAIVAGGHTVQDNEPKYGLAVTGIVHPDHVLSNATAKPGDILVLTKPIGSGIINTAARGELVRQENLRQAWYWMSRLNNHSGAACRETASALTDITGFGLLGHAAEMARASQVSISLEYSAIPLLPQALEMARMGLIPAGAYANRDFLQNDVNFPAHISPAQQALLYDPQTSGGLLIAVPPENLSRLQQNLLDKGDLAAIIGEVTPRKSKLIYVT